One part of the Parcubacteria group bacterium genome encodes these proteins:
- the ispG gene encoding flavodoxin-dependent (E)-4-hydroxy-3-methylbut-2-enyl-diphosphate synthase has protein sequence MKKYKSRVVKVGPYLLGGDNPVRVQSMCNTDTRDVTATVKQILALEKAGCEIARVAVPDMIAAKAVGKIKKKIHIPLVVDIHFDYKLALECVAQGADKIRINPGNIGSREKVEAVVKACKAKKIPIRIGINVGSLEKDLQEKYGPTPKAAVESALRHVRILEKLNFHDILISIKFSDVPQMVEGYRLLAKKVNYPLHLGVTEAGTSYVGIIKSTLGIGILLNEGIGATIRVSLTADPVEEIRPGFEILKALKLRKYGPEMISCPTCGRTEINLIGLAGKVEKALEGIDKPIKVAVMGCVVNGPGEAREADIGVAGGKKMGAIFVKGKVIKSVAEDKILPELLKEIKKIIK, from the coding sequence ATGAAAAAATACAAATCAAGGGTGGTGAAAGTTGGTCCATATCTTTTGGGTGGAGATAATCCGGTGCGAGTGCAATCAATGTGCAATACGGACACAAGAGACGTTACAGCGACAGTAAAACAGATTTTGGCCTTGGAAAAAGCGGGATGCGAAATCGCGCGCGTAGCGGTTCCGGATATGATTGCAGCCAAAGCGGTGGGGAAAATAAAGAAAAAAATCCATATCCCGCTGGTTGTCGACATTCATTTTGATTACAAATTAGCTTTGGAATGCGTGGCGCAAGGCGCGGATAAAATCAGAATTAATCCCGGTAATATCGGTTCCAGAGAAAAAGTGGAAGCGGTAGTGAAAGCTTGCAAGGCGAAAAAAATTCCAATTCGAATTGGAATCAATGTGGGTTCGCTCGAAAAAGATTTGCAGGAAAAATATGGTCCAACTCCGAAAGCAGCCGTAGAGTCAGCACTCCGTCATGTTCGGATTCTGGAAAAATTAAATTTTCATGACATCCTGATTTCCATCAAATTTAGCGATGTGCCACAGATGGTGGAAGGTTATCGGCTTTTGGCGAAAAAAGTAAATTATCCTTTGCATTTGGGAGTGACGGAAGCGGGGACGTCGTATGTGGGAATAATAAAAAGCACCTTGGGAATCGGAATTCTTTTGAACGAAGGAATTGGAGCAACTATTCGGGTTTCGCTCACAGCTGATCCAGTGGAGGAAATTCGCCCAGGATTTGAAATACTGAAAGCTTTGAAACTTCGAAAATATGGTCCAGAAATGATTTCCTGTCCGACTTGCGGGAGAACCGAGATTAATCTCATCGGTCTGGCGGGAAAAGTGGAAAAGGCTTTGGAAGGAATTGATAAACCAATTAAAGTGGCAGTGATGGGATGCGTGGTGAACGGTCCCGGAGAAGCGCGCGAAGCTGATATCGGAGTGGCGGGAGGAAAAAAGATGGGCGCAATTTTTGTGAAAGGAAAAGTTATCAAATCAGTTGCGGAAGATAAGATATTGCCGGAACTCTTGAAGGAGATTAAGAAGATCATTAAATAG
- the ispE gene encoding 4-(cytidine 5'-diphospho)-2-C-methyl-D-erythritol kinase: MKTIKQKAPAKINLTLEIVKKLPNGYHELRTVMTKLESIFDEVTIKFYPDKSGIKIRSNSKKIPLDESNICHKAAEKYFSKIGKEIGIVIEIKKNIPIGAGLGGGSSDGAAVLKILNKYFKNKISGKELEAMASEVGKDVPIFLSPKNSAFLDRMGDRIKKNADLSGLNFVIVNPEIHISTPWAFGEMHKYNNLGNKGISVKMFRYVQEKNTDKIINGLYNHFEPVIEKKYPIIKEIKNKLTEAGASGALMTGSGSTVFGIFKSKKDALKAKVIMKKHYPKFFVEVG, from the coding sequence AACATTGGAAATAGTCAAAAAACTTCCCAATGGTTATCACGAACTTCGCACCGTGATGACAAAACTTGAAAGTATCTTCGATGAAGTGACGATAAAATTTTATCCGGATAAAAGCGGAATAAAAATCAGGAGTAATTCAAAAAAAATTCCTTTGGATGAAAGTAATATTTGCCACAAAGCAGCAGAAAAATATTTCTCAAAAATCGGAAAAGAAATTGGAATTGTGATTGAAATTAAGAAAAATATTCCAATTGGCGCTGGTTTGGGCGGAGGAAGTTCGGATGGTGCGGCAGTTTTGAAAATACTTAATAAATATTTCAAGAATAAAATTTCTGGCAAAGAGCTGGAAGCGATGGCTTCAGAAGTCGGAAAGGATGTGCCTATTTTTCTTTCTCCCAAGAATTCTGCCTTTTTGGACAGAATGGGAGACAGAATCAAGAAAAATGCAGATCTTTCAGGGCTCAATTTTGTGATAGTCAATCCTGAAATACACATTTCCACTCCGTGGGCTTTTGGAGAAATGCACAAGTATAATAATTTGGGGAACAAAGGGATATCGGTAAAAATGTTTAGATATGTGCAAGAAAAGAATACTGACAAGATAATCAATGGACTTTATAATCATTTTGAACCAGTAATTGAAAAAAAATATCCAATCATTAAGGAAATCAAAAACAAATTAACGGAAGCTGGCGCATCGGGCGCTCTGATGACCGGATCCGGTTCGACGGTTTTTGGAATATTCAAAAGCAAAAAAGACGCTTTGAAAGCGAAAGTAATAATGAAAAAACATTATCCGAAATTTTTTGTGGAAGTTGGGTAG